The following DNA comes from Desulfotomaculum sp..
ATGTTTGACGGGTAGTAATATATATCCAATTTTCTTCCTCGCTGCTGATTTCCCGTGAACTTTTCAATTCGACAAGATAACGATCAACGACCTCGAACAGGTCCGTGTCCTTGCTCCACAAAATGGAAATGTCGGGAATGTATGACTTATCTCTGCAGGCCGATCTCACCCAGTTCGATATACTTGATCAGCGCATTCAAGTCGTAATTGACTTGTTTAAAAACGGTTTCGCTCATTGTCTCACCTTTGGGCTAACGCCTGGGATCACCCGCCGCTTTCAGCGGTCGGCTGAAGTGAATTGTTAGGTGAATATTCGTCATTGACTTCCATCCAATGAGGTAGCGGGCTACCAGTTGCTTCGGAGTATAGCGTTTCAGGAGCAATATCTATTTCATTCTGCCAAGTAAGAATACCAAGTTCAGTATTTATTGTAAAATTACGAAAAAATTCTATATTACGGAAGCGCTCAAATATTCCTCCCCTGGTCAAATATTTTGAAAAATCCATTATTCCTTTTTTTCCATCGTCAAACTCTATTTCGATTTTATAATCTCCTTTGTAAACCGCGGATATAACATCATGAATCATTGTTAATCTCCTCCTAAACCAAAGGGTTAATTTTCGATAAGGATTGATTTTTCCTCGCAGCTTCCCAGTTATGCATCAATTCCTCCTGACGTTGAGAAGCCCATTCCATCACGAGTCCCAAAGCGCGAGGTGAAAATTTTCCTTCAATAATACGCAATGAGCTGATTTCGATAACCACATAATCATTTCCATATCGTGCATAGAAATGAGGCGGATTATGTTCATCGTAATACATTGAAATAATGATCCCAAAAAATCGGGAAATTTCAGGCATGTAAAAGCTTCCTTTATCTTTAATCATTAATATTTTATCACACCTAACGTTCGGGTTCAGCGGCGTACACTGGAACCCGTGGTTAGCTGCTTTATTCTTCGGGTTCCTGAGGGAGGTTCTTCAGGTTGCGAAGATACCGTTTCACATTGAATTCCCTCTTGTTTCTCAGGATATCCCACACCTCAAGACACACCGCCTGAGCGATGTAAATCTTCGCATCTGATTGTGAGATGCCCTCTGCCTTGAGTCGCTCGAACGTCTCCCGCGTTTGCGGAGGATCGTTAGCCTCAAGCTGATTGTCGACTATGTCCAAGAACGCGCGCTTTAATCGTGGATTAGTCTTTTCCATTCTCTATCTCACTTCAGCCAACCATTGATTGACAGGCAAATTTGCCTTGCCATATTATCTTCAATTTTGTTAATATACTAGCAGGTAAAAGCGTCAAATGTCAACACATACAAACACACCTAAGAACAGAAAACTGCTTGATGAAATACGGGATGTGAAGCGGCTTCGCCACTATTCAATCCATACGGAGCAAACATAATGTGACTGGATTAAACGGTATATAGGGATATGGAGACCCTGGTTTGCGTGCGCTACTTACTGTTGAGCATCGAGAATCGAGAAAACAAAAGATGACCGCTCCTGGGGTGGTCTTTTCTTTTATTTCACTTCAATGGCGGGGGCAGATAAACCGGTTTTCCCTATCATCCGGAAGCAAGCATTTGGAAGGGTGGCCGCAAAGGGGGCAAACAGGCGCTTCCAGGCGGTGGGCCAGCGGGTTGTATAAGACAGTTGTCTCCAATAGCTGCTTTTTATGTTGCAGTTCCAGCTTAATGTGCAAGCGGGGCAGGCGGTAGTCCACAATGTGGTCCAAGTGGAGATTGGCTTCTATAGCGTAGCGCTCAAGCGTATCCTTTTCCCGGCGCTGACGTTCCGCTTCTACGGCCGCCAGCTTTTTTGCCAGGCGTTCCCTTTTGTCTTTTTCTTCGGTTGCTTCAAGTTTATTTTTAATTTCCCGGTTCATCTGGGAATAATATCCGGATACTTTGGTCAGTTCCTTTTTTAGCCGTTCTTTTGACTGGCGCTGAAAGATTAATGCTCGCTCCTTGGCTTGCTTTTCTGCTTCTTGGCAAGCAGCCTTATAAAATTTAGCCGGGGAAATACTTTTTGCCCGAGGCAACTGCCAGGAAGGTTCTTCTGCGGCCATTATCCTTCCCCACCAGGCAGTAAAATCAGGGACTACCAGGCCGGTGTATCCATCCACCACAATTTCCAATAACTCCTCTGTTTTTTCGTATGAAGAAAATACGGCCCGAAAGTAAAAACCTCTCAAGGTATGTCCTTCTAACCACTTGTGGATAACCTTTGGCGGACGACAGTGTCTAAACTCAATTTCTTTTAAAATTTCTTGCTCTAACCATCCCGCCTGCTTAAAGCTTCCCTCCGGGCCATAAAGGATAGTGTAGCGACCATAGCCCATGGCCAGTTCCGCCAGCCGGTCCAAAAAAGGGCTGCCGTAAGTAACAAAGATGGCTTCTGGATTTTCCTGGGCCACCTCATAGTCAAAGGTCAGCAAAAGGTCCTCCTGGTCTTTAAGGTAAGGGAGCCCTTCGGGTAAAAGTGCTTCCAGCAGTTCATAACCGGCTTCCTCTAAGACAGCACCGGTCCGTTCAAGATAAGCAGTAACAAAGGAACGAGGGCCAGTTCTTTCGACCGGCAGCATAAGCTTTTCTCCCCTTAACCATAATTTTCAGAAGGTCTTTTGCGCTCAAAGAATTTATTCAAAACCTAAAAAGCTTTGGATTTAATCATTTACCGGCAGTAATTCTCCCAAAAGCCGCTCATCAATTTCCTTTACCGCCAGGTATTGTTTTTTGGCGGCTGACAGCCTTTCGCCTAAATCCTCCAGCCCGGCATGTAGACTTGCTTCATCGGCTGCCCCGGCCCAAATATCCATGATTATGTCTTCAAAATTCCTTTTTCCCTGCAAATTACCCAAAATCAAGTCCAATTCCCCCACCACCAGCTGAAACATATTAATTTTTGCGTCCAGTAATTCTAACATACTGGCTTCCACTGTCCCGGCCGCCGATAAATTATAAATGTAAACATCCCTAACCTGCCCCAAGCGGTGAAGGCGGCCAATGCGCTGTTCAATGCGCATGGGATTCCAGGGCAGGTCGTAGTTAACAATAACGTTGCAAAACTGCAGGTTGCGCCCTTCGCTCCCCGTTTCGGTGGAAACCAGGACCCGGGCTTCGCCGGCAAAGGCAAGCACCTGCGCTTCCTTTTCAGTCCGCCGCATTCCTCCGGCCAGCTTGGCCACCTTAAACCCTTCTTTTTCTAAAAGGGCGGCTAAAAAATGCATGGTTTCCACAAAACAGGTAAATACCACCACTTTTGCCGGGATTTTTTTCAGCAGGCGCACAAGCACCTCGACCTTGGCCCGGCGGGGCACCCTTTTTGCCTGCTCGGCCAGGCCATGAAGAACACGCCTTAAAGATAGGGGATGATTTTCACCAAGGGCCATTTTTTCCAGGGTGGGCAGAACCGATTCAATGCTGCTGCCCACTTCCCGCTGCAAGGTTTTTAAAACAAACTGGTTTACCCTCCCGGAAATTTTTCCTGTTTCCTGGGCATAATGACCGCGTACAAAAGAAGTTAACCGTTGGTAGAAAGCAGCTTCTTCCGGGGAAAAGGCTACCTCCACCACTTCGGCGTGGCGTTTAGCCGTAATTACTCCCGTTTCGCTCCTTCTGTTTCGCACCATCACTTCCCGAACTAGTTTTTTTAACTCTTCGATATTTTTTGGCTTTAAAGTGTCCCCTCTGGTGATATATTTGCGCTTAAAAGAAGAGGCCGTTTCCAATTGGCCAGGTTGGAGTAAAGTAATCAGGTTAAACAATTCTTCCAGGTCGTTTTCTACAGGAGTGGCGGTAAGTAAAAGCATGTATTTCTTTTTGAGCTGACTCACCAACTGGTAAGCCTGGGTTTTTTGCTTTTTCAGGTGGTGGGCCTCGTCAACAATCACCAGGTCGTAAACCGGCTCCAGCACCATATCCCGGTGCGGTTCTCTTTTGGCCGTATCTAAGGAAGCAATAATGTAAGAGAAATTTACCCAGGGGCGGGGAGTTGATTTGAAAAGAGGAGCGTCATAGGGAACAAAATCAAGGTTAAACTTGGTTTGCATTTCTAAGCGCCACTGTTCCACCAGGGATGGGGGGGTAAGGACCAGTACGCGCCGGGCCAGGCCCCGCATGAGGTATTCCATCATAATCAGGCCTGCTTCAATGGTTTTCCCCAGGCCTACCTCGTCGCATAAAAGCGCCCGCCCCCGCAAATGTTTTAAAACGTGGCTTACCGTAGCCAACTGGTAGTCCAACAACTGAATGTCCCGGGCAGCCTTAACCGAAAGTAGTACCTCAAAACCCGGAGAGAGGAGCAGGCCCAATGCCTGTCGGTGAAGGTAAAGGTCAGCAACTGGCGAAGCAGCACCATTTTTAACCAAATTTAAAATAAGGGTGTCCTTTTCTGGAAAGAAAGTTACCTTAACCGGCGGATTTTGTACCCTATCCCCCTGGCTTTCCGTTTCAGGGGCGGGCTCTTCTTGAGCCTTAAAAATTGCCCCCTTCCAGCGGAGAGTTTCTTTCCGGGTTTTTTTTCTTTCTTCCCGGTTTGTTTTTTGCCTTGCCCTTTCTTGAACATCCTTGGCGGCGGAAAGGGTCTTTCCGGCGTCCTTTTTTACCGGCCCGGTTTTTCGGACCGCTTTTTCCTCCGGCGCAAAGAGTTCCAATTGTTCGTGAGGTTGCGCTTTATTCCTGTTTAGATTTTCCTCTTTCTTTTCTTTTATCTTTTCTTCTTTATCCGTTTTCATCTTAAGCTCACTTTAGATTATTCCGGAACTTTTTCCGGCACTTTTCTATATTTAATTACCTGTCCATTTAACCTATCCGCATGGATTAGATTACAAAGAAATACATGGGTTTTTACTCTTGTTAATTGTCGTATATCATGAGGTTAGTATACTGTTATTACCTACCCCCCTACCGTTTGCTTCTAACTTATCCTCGAGGTCACTTCTAAATACTCCTTTTATTAATCTTCCATCTCTTAGATATTCAAAGAACTCAGCATAGCTGTTGGGACTTAAAAAATGGAAAATATACCTTTGGTTGATCCCTGCATCTTCTAATTCTCTATTTAGATTTATAAAATGTTGCCTTGCCCACCGCAGTTTTGCCTTGTTTTCATCAGAATCATCGTCATCAGCTTTTATTTCAACGACTACAATAAAATCAGTTCTGTTTTGATGTATTTTAATAATAAAATCTGGATTAAACGCTTTTTGCTCAGGATGCTCTCCTTTTCTCCATGAATATTCAATATTATAAAACCCTTGATCTCTTGACTTAAACCAGGCATCAATTTTTTCAGCATTTTCTTTTTTACCCAAATGTTCTACAAATCTTCTTTCAGGTTCTGCTTTTGTAAAGATAATATCAAGAGGTGTTTTAAACAGGTATTGATTTATCTTTATTTCTGCACTTTTAAGGAAACTTTCATCATTTATAACATCTTGAAGAATATCTTTGACTTCTTCGGTCAATTCATTTTCATAAACATCAGTATAAAAAACAGTTACATTACGCCTTAAATTTCCAACAGCAATGGTTTCTTTATCCATATCCAATGAAGATAAAGGTTCTGGTTTATTTGCTTTTCTTATATTTACAACAGTTTTTCCTTTTTTTCTTAGCAATGTTCCAAATGCTTGAAGTATCTTTTGCCTATTTTTCTCAACTAATCTATTTCCCTTGATTCCTACTTTATCCATTGAAGTCCTAACTATTTTTTTAATTACTTCTTTGGGTGGTAATTGATTTTTGGTATACTCACCTTCCGGGAGTTTTAAAATTTTACCTTCCCATTCCCTTGTCTTAAACTCTTCATAAATTTTATTTACAATTTCGTCAACCATAAAAGTGTTATACTCAACTAATGTATCTTTACTAAAAATAGACCCGGCTAAACTCAGTTTCATCATATACTTTCTTCGTTACAAAGCATTTATCTTCCTCAGATTTTCCTTCGTCAAATTTGCCTTCAGATCCTTTTATGATTATAGTCGTATTATGAATTATTTCATCCTTTCTAAATAAATCAGTAATTGCCATATATTATTCCTTTCGAGAAATTTTATATTGCAAAATATCATTTATATTATATCATAAAATTATAAGAATCCAACATTAGTAGAAATACTGTATAAGAACTGCTATTGTGGCTTGGTTCTAACCTTTCCAACCAGGTTTTCAACCTGTTAAACTTCACAACCTAGGCTCGGTCGATCAAAAGTTGAGTATATAAAGAATATCTTCCTTGAGATTAATCCACAATCGTCTTTAAAAAAGCATCTGCGGCGTCGGCGTAGAATTCTATATTAATTTTTGTTGCCATTTCATCCGGCAGATCGAAAAGCTGTCTTCTGGAAGAGATGGGCATGAGCAATACTGCAGCGCCTTTCTCTACAGCAAGTTCCGCAACAGCAACCGGGTTTGGAATCATTTCAATAGAACCACCCAGGTTTAATGCGCCAACAATTATTAAACCGCCTTTTACGCTTCGTTCTATTAACCCGCTGCAGAGCGCAATGAGCACCGGCAAGCCGAGCCCCTGTCCGGAATGATCCATATCCATAGCACGCAGCTGAATTGAAAATTCATGGGCGCGCGGGTCGCGGTCACCAACGAGTTCTTTTGCCCTTATGTAAAGGTTCTGTTCACCATAACGCACGCTTTCCCGGAAAGGCGGAGGAACAGGAGTATTGAGAATCCTTACACCATTTCCCGGTCCTGCTGCAGCTTCAATCCTGAATAAAGCCGGCGAGGCGTCTTGTCCGCCGGGGCTAATCGCCCATACCTGTCCGGGAGGAAGCGGATCGCTTTCAATGGTTTCATTGGTATGCAGCTCAGGAGTTGAAACAAACTGCTCAATTCCATCAACGCCCAGCATATAGCTGAAATGCGTGTTTCTAAATTCGGTTTTCAAGCAGCGCTTTTGCTGTTCTTTAATCCTCCGTCTGGCTTCTAACGCAATAC
Coding sequences within:
- a CDS encoding DUF2442 domain-containing protein, with amino-acid sequence MIHDVISAVYKGDYKIEIEFDDGKKGIMDFSKYLTRGGIFERFRNIEFFRNFTINTELGILTWQNEIDIAPETLYSEATGSPLPHWMEVNDEYSPNNSLQPTAESGG
- a CDS encoding transcriptional regulator; protein product: MPEISRFFGIIISMYYDEHNPPHFYARYGNDYVVIEISSLRIIEGKFSPRALGLVMEWASQRQEELMHNWEAARKNQSLSKINPLV
- a CDS encoding helicase SNF2 translates to MKTDKEEKIKEKKEENLNRNKAQPHEQLELFAPEEKAVRKTGPVKKDAGKTLSAAKDVQERARQKTNREERKKTRKETLRWKGAIFKAQEEPAPETESQGDRVQNPPVKVTFFPEKDTLILNLVKNGAASPVADLYLHRQALGLLLSPGFEVLLSVKAARDIQLLDYQLATVSHVLKHLRGRALLCDEVGLGKTIEAGLIMMEYLMRGLARRVLVLTPPSLVEQWRLEMQTKFNLDFVPYDAPLFKSTPRPWVNFSYIIASLDTAKREPHRDMVLEPVYDLVIVDEAHHLKKQKTQAYQLVSQLKKKYMLLLTATPVENDLEELFNLITLLQPGQLETASSFKRKYITRGDTLKPKNIEELKKLVREVMVRNRRSETGVITAKRHAEVVEVAFSPEEAAFYQRLTSFVRGHYAQETGKISGRVNQFVLKTLQREVGSSIESVLPTLEKMALGENHPLSLRRVLHGLAEQAKRVPRRAKVEVLVRLLKKIPAKVVVFTCFVETMHFLAALLEKEGFKVAKLAGGMRRTEKEAQVLAFAGEARVLVSTETGSEGRNLQFCNVIVNYDLPWNPMRIEQRIGRLHRLGQVRDVYIYNLSAAGTVEASMLELLDAKINMFQLVVGELDLILGNLQGKRNFEDIIMDIWAGAADEASLHAGLEDLGERLSAAKKQYLAVKEIDERLLGELLPVND